One window of the bacterium genome contains the following:
- a CDS encoding transglutaminase domain-containing protein translates to MKKIDKILLLKSKLIFLLCISLFFQQFMKAGILRAEYFYITGNMSADIVTEQTLTFQITGAVSEFSYRYFHPAQYTYRTNVQEDSAFSLSFSSEPDIQRPGTDKYGNSYTDLIWKGIGNTALDITITQQATVRAILDPLVSSDPFPVNQGTLPLDVQQYLTGTGMVQSTDQAIKAKADELVAGCTHQFQAVENIVKWILNNIEYDANPASDARSTLMLRKGVCTNFAHLACALLRAGGIPARFVSGISLARMYDWSIGYSTYYTSWLTGPHSWVEVYYPELGWIPYDAQRDIHHVDIFRLKEAHGRDNSDLSAISWSYYHAAPSVTQAETGLVFEIKNDVVHINCLRKTDDITAGDYALSLEVTPGAVSQSVAPAGPVASNSPTGNNPASSANPAHTSSTAGQSTPGRQASSYTPPASGYTPGFGGGITGGFGSSFSGYSPAGSFVSSGGVTPVVSFNPASPLSPSSFSYGQSAAYSQSPRLYSGTAYNYGAAYNYSPAAYSPAAGFGYGGSGGGGGSGFGSMSSGWYSPVGSFGFTSVVSSPITYGQFSGTYGYSSSPAYGFGFGTGSIFGYTGLSGFLW, encoded by the coding sequence ATGAAGAAAATAGATAAAATTTTGTTGCTCAAATCGAAGTTGATCTTTTTGCTGTGTATCTCGCTCTTTTTTCAGCAATTCATGAAGGCAGGCATCTTGAGGGCAGAATACTTTTATATTACCGGCAACATGTCAGCGGATATCGTTACCGAGCAGACACTTACCTTCCAGATCACGGGAGCGGTCAGCGAATTCTCCTACCGCTACTTTCACCCTGCTCAGTATACCTACCGCACGAATGTTCAGGAAGACAGCGCCTTTTCCCTTTCCTTCTCATCAGAGCCGGACATTCAGCGGCCGGGGACCGATAAGTATGGGAATTCGTATACCGATCTGATCTGGAAGGGCATCGGGAATACTGCTCTGGACATTACCATAACCCAGCAGGCAACTGTCAGGGCGATACTCGACCCCCTGGTGAGCAGTGATCCTTTCCCGGTCAATCAAGGGACTCTGCCACTTGATGTACAGCAATATCTCACAGGTACCGGTATGGTTCAATCCACCGATCAGGCGATCAAAGCCAAGGCTGATGAGCTGGTAGCCGGCTGTACCCATCAATTCCAGGCGGTTGAAAATATCGTCAAGTGGATATTGAACAACATCGAGTACGATGCAAATCCAGCTTCTGATGCCCGCTCTACCCTGATGCTCAGAAAAGGGGTCTGCACCAATTTTGCTCATCTTGCCTGTGCCCTGCTGCGGGCCGGAGGAATCCCCGCCCGCTTCGTTTCGGGAATCAGTCTGGCCAGAATGTATGACTGGTCGATCGGCTATTCGACCTACTATACGAGCTGGCTTACCGGCCCTCATTCCTGGGTCGAGGTTTACTATCCTGAACTTGGCTGGATTCCGTATGATGCCCAGCGCGATATTCACCACGTCGATATCTTTCGCCTCAAGGAGGCTCATGGAAGAGATAATTCCGATCTGTCAGCAATCTCATGGTCTTACTATCATGCCGCCCCTTCGGTTACTCAGGCAGAGACTGGCCTGGTGTTTGAGATCAAAAACGATGTAGTTCACATCAATTGCCTGAGAAAGACAGATGATATCACAGCCGGTGACTATGCTCTTTCCCTCGAGGTTACTCCCGGTGCCGTCAGTCAATCGGTTGCCCCGGCCGGTCCTGTGGCCTCGAATAGTCCAACCGGAAACAACCCCGCTTCTTCCGCCAACCCTGCCCATACATCCAGCACCGCCGGTCAATCAACACCCGGCAGACAGGCAAGCAGCTATACTCCTCCTGCGTCCGGATATACTCCTGGGTTTGGAGGGGGAATCACTGGCGGCTTTGGCAGTTCATTCTCCGGCTATAGCCCGGCAGGGAGCTTTGTCTCCAGCGGTGGCGTTACCCCTGTGGTCAGTTTTAATCCCGCCAGTCCGCTCAGCCCCTCATCCTTTTCCTATGGCCAGTCTGCTGCATACAGCCAGTCCCCCCGCCTGTACAGCGGCACGGCGTACAACTATGGCGCTGCGTATAACTATAGCCCCGCAGCATACAGTCCAGCGGCTGGCTTCGGCTATGGGGGAAGTGGGGGGGGAGGTGGAAGCGGCTTTGGCAGCATGTCCTCCGGCTGGTACAGCCCCGTGGGCAGCTTCGGCTTCACGAGTGTGGTCAGTTCGCCCATAACTTATGGCCAATTCTCCGGCACGTATGGTTACTCCTCCAGTCCGGCGTATGGTTTCGGTTTTGGGACAGGCAGCATCTTCGGCTATACCGGGTTGAGTGGGTTCCTGTGGTGA
- a CDS encoding glycosyltransferase, producing the protein MEDKKGVLRELPVNILHILDHSLPYVTGYSLRSHTMIKLQRDLGFNPLIITSSRHALVSNPVELIDGIYHYRTFFPEEGENFGKHCLLGKEKLLISLLNRAVSKIAAQQRVDLIHAHSPCTNGLAALEVCRRKRIPLLYEIDDVQDTLTAGRKEETPLSSPVLRRNLEAFLWQQAGAVVVREERQREEIIRSGIPGENVYVVPREDGCTRETNLQEDNQTAGFICSLYHLQGVSSLLGVFLKERNSTGGSLAVPGTEGDRRKKKSGVKSQGSDTSGHIIYIGQVKPRNSRRLHPLINVLVYPWLAAGPIGEKVLSSDPIDALLIDGGAAAGEAADLWEMKADKQAQSTLGAEDISELTGRCLKLLINRQIRHICEERCRQQAGKNPSRLEVMEQYLKIYKTLLSL; encoded by the coding sequence ATGGAGGATAAGAAGGGTGTACTCAGGGAGCTTCCGGTGAATATTTTACACATCCTGGACCATTCTCTCCCGTACGTTACCGGATACAGCCTGAGAAGCCATACCATGATAAAACTGCAACGGGATTTGGGGTTCAATCCTCTGATCATCACTTCTTCCCGGCATGCCCTTGTCTCTAATCCCGTGGAGTTGATCGATGGGATTTATCACTACCGGACCTTTTTTCCGGAAGAAGGGGAAAATTTCGGGAAACACTGCCTTTTGGGGAAAGAAAAGCTCCTGATTTCTCTCCTGAATCGGGCTGTTTCGAAGATAGCGGCCCAGCAGAGGGTAGATTTGATCCATGCCCATTCTCCCTGTACCAATGGACTGGCCGCTCTGGAAGTCTGCCGGAGAAAGAGAATACCCCTGCTGTATGAGATTGATGATGTTCAGGACACCTTAACTGCCGGCCGCAAGGAGGAAACTCCGCTGTCGAGCCCTGTTTTGAGGAGAAATCTGGAAGCTTTTTTATGGCAGCAGGCCGGGGCTGTGGTGGTCAGGGAAGAAAGACAGCGGGAGGAAATCATCCGTTCGGGAATTCCCGGAGAAAATGTTTACGTAGTTCCCCGGGAAGATGGCTGCACCAGAGAGACAAATTTGCAGGAGGATAATCAGACAGCAGGTTTCATCTGCTCTCTGTATCATCTGCAAGGGGTCAGTTCCCTGCTCGGAGTATTTTTGAAAGAAAGAAATTCAACCGGCGGCTCCCTCGCTGTTCCCGGCACGGAAGGAGACAGGAGGAAGAAAAAATCAGGAGTCAAATCCCAAGGTTCTGATACTTCAGGGCATATTATTTATATCGGTCAGGTCAAGCCCCGGAATTCCCGACGCCTGCATCCGCTCATCAATGTTCTGGTTTATCCGTGGTTAGCGGCGGGTCCAATCGGGGAGAAAGTTCTTTCTTCAGATCCGATCGATGCCCTGCTTATCGATGGAGGTGCTGCGGCTGGTGAAGCAGCCGATTTATGGGAGATGAAAGCGGATAAGCAGGCGCAGTCAACTTTAGGGGCTGAAGATATTTCCGAATTAACCGGCAGGTGTCTCAAGCTTCTCATAAACAGGCAAATCAGGCACATTTGTGAGGAAAGATGCAGGCAGCAGGCCGGGAAGAATCCCTCCCGGCTTGAAGTAATGGAGCAGTATCTCAAAATTTATAAAACGCTGCTCTCTCTCTAG
- the asnB gene encoding asparagine synthase (glutamine-hydrolyzing) produces MGGIVGAYGYYNQQPVQEGLIRKMTNTLKHRGPDERGEYHDRELALGHRRLCIIDREEGQQPLFNEDRSKVLVLDGEIYNYRELQQYLRGRGHYFQTDSDAEVALHLYEEKGVQFLGDLQGMFSLALWDKKARQLVLARDQLGIKPLYYCSDGYRLLFASQIRALFQDRTVDRELNPRSLADYLTYLYVPAPKSIFLGIYKIPPGYYLLCSPEGYVVRKYWDLELPSQEEEGSSWEEYQHTLLDLLSESISSHLPAGMPAEVFLSGGLDSATLLAVGHRLGADLRAYTLGFDGSDMDERPFSRLLAHYFDIPYREWVGNPKMMLKRLDQVVQSYDEPLGDAATVLTYEMARQAAGQHTRVALSGEGGGMIFTPCCRYGLNREDNCIQRLWSDGMVNTYSPGAGSCLGVGWIGRLLQRQPGQSGASLARTYFNSLACFSAEEIHRLLSRDFFSELRGYDPFVLFHDLYQKAASPDPCSRLHYVEMKSYLPDNVLAKVDRAGMANSLEIRLPLLNHRLVEFLVRVPVRFRLKGTEERYLLRKTLEGILPSVIVWRREQKADLLFRNLLLDDSCLTEEDLGQSSHCSLLSEILNFDEITSIRQHHRRGNRDYSRQMWAVLFLCKWYRQYMSRTTSNAREEAEPSLVVC; encoded by the coding sequence ATGGGCGGAATTGTCGGAGCTTACGGATATTACAATCAGCAGCCGGTTCAGGAAGGGTTGATTCGGAAAATGACCAATACCTTAAAGCACCGGGGGCCGGACGAGAGGGGTGAATATCATGACCGGGAGCTTGCCCTGGGACATCGGCGGCTGTGCATTATTGATAGGGAAGAAGGACAGCAGCCGCTGTTCAATGAAGACCGTTCAAAAGTGCTGGTCCTCGATGGAGAGATTTATAATTATCGAGAGCTGCAGCAGTATCTGAGGGGCAGGGGGCATTATTTCCAGACCGACTCCGATGCGGAAGTTGCTCTCCACCTCTATGAGGAAAAAGGAGTACAATTTCTTGGCGATCTGCAGGGCATGTTCTCCCTGGCACTGTGGGACAAGAAGGCCAGGCAACTGGTGCTGGCCCGCGACCAACTGGGCATCAAGCCGCTGTATTACTGTTCTGACGGATACCGGCTGCTGTTTGCCTCCCAGATCAGAGCGCTTTTCCAGGACCGGACTGTGGACCGGGAGCTTAATCCCCGCAGCCTGGCCGACTACTTGACTTACCTGTATGTTCCGGCACCCAAAAGCATTTTCCTGGGGATTTATAAAATCCCTCCGGGCTATTATCTGCTCTGTTCTCCGGAAGGGTATGTGGTGCGAAAGTACTGGGATCTTGAATTACCTTCCCAGGAAGAGGAGGGGTCGTCTTGGGAGGAGTATCAGCACACCCTGCTCGATCTGCTTTCGGAGTCGATCAGCAGTCATTTGCCTGCCGGCATGCCGGCAGAGGTGTTCCTGAGTGGAGGGCTCGATTCGGCGACCCTGCTGGCTGTGGGGCATCGGCTGGGGGCAGACCTGCGGGCTTATACTCTCGGATTTGATGGGTCAGACATGGATGAGCGGCCCTTTTCACGCCTTCTGGCCCATTATTTCGACATTCCATACCGGGAATGGGTCGGGAACCCGAAGATGATGCTGAAACGGTTGGACCAGGTGGTCCAGTCATATGATGAACCCCTGGGCGATGCCGCAACTGTTTTGACCTATGAAATGGCCCGGCAGGCAGCAGGACAGCATACCAGAGTAGCCCTGTCCGGAGAAGGAGGGGGAATGATCTTTACCCCCTGCTGCCGGTATGGCCTGAACCGGGAGGATAATTGCATCCAGCGCTTGTGGTCAGACGGCATGGTGAATACTTATTCTCCGGGAGCGGGGAGCTGTTTGGGAGTTGGATGGATAGGTCGATTACTTCAGAGGCAACCCGGCCAGTCCGGGGCATCTTTGGCCCGTACGTACTTTAACTCCCTGGCCTGTTTTTCGGCCGAAGAGATCCATCGGCTTTTGAGCAGGGATTTCTTTTCCGAACTTCGCGGGTATGATCCATTTGTTCTGTTCCATGATCTCTACCAGAAGGCAGCCAGTCCCGACCCCTGCTCACGGCTGCACTATGTGGAGATGAAGAGCTATTTACCGGATAATGTACTGGCCAAAGTCGATCGAGCCGGTATGGCCAATTCCCTGGAAATCCGGCTGCCGCTTCTGAATCACCGGCTGGTGGAATTTCTCGTCCGGGTGCCGGTCCGGTTCAGGCTGAAGGGAACAGAAGAAAGATATCTTTTAAGAAAAACCCTGGAAGGGATTCTTCCGTCGGTAATTGTCTGGCGCAGGGAACAGAAAGCCGATCTCCTGTTCCGAAACCTGCTTTTGGATGACAGTTGCCTGACAGAGGAGGATTTGGGGCAGAGCAGTCACTGTTCTCTTTTATCTGAAATCCTGAACTTTGACGAAATAACTTCCATCCGTCAGCACCATCGGCGGGGAAACCGGGATTACTCCAGGCAGATGTGGGCTGTACTTTTTTTGTGCAAATGGTACCGCCAGTACATGTCCAGAACCACCAGCAATGCCCGTGAAGAGGCTGAGCCATCGCTGGTGGTGTGCTAA
- a CDS encoding polysaccharide biosynthesis/export family protein encodes MLTILIFMPMLLKVGLFSWARACFFFSVQLRRLAAVLFSLVITCLISSSSISIELKDYSIGPQDVLKIEVWDNPDLSREVTVSLKNTISFPLIGEMQVEGYTVENLQQKIRTRLADGYLVNPQVTVTVKEYNSKKVYVLGEVEKPGYYPFSKVTTMVEIISMAGGLTPDAGQEAYIIRSPEKIDPDDIKHLIQGGKNDLPSETAINSSNTIPGKGSASEGAVKNQVITLNLNDFNQGINLNFELQNNDTLYIPKAQFFYVIGEVKSPGRFKLEKEVNVLQTISMAGGLTQKASERKIRIIRTLDGKEHEIKAKMTDLVLPDDIIKVPESFF; translated from the coding sequence ATGCTAACTATACTTATATTTATGCCTATGCTCCTGAAGGTCGGCTTATTTTCCTGGGCTAGAGCTTGCTTTTTCTTCTCTGTTCAATTAAGGCGTCTGGCAGCGGTTCTCTTTTCCCTGGTTATCACCTGCCTTATCTCATCATCTTCCATCTCCATAGAGTTGAAGGATTATTCTATAGGTCCTCAGGATGTTTTAAAAATCGAGGTCTGGGATAATCCCGATTTATCGAGGGAAGTGACGGTCTCATTGAAAAATACCATTTCCTTCCCGCTGATAGGAGAAATGCAGGTTGAAGGGTATACCGTAGAGAATCTCCAGCAGAAGATCCGGACCCGTCTGGCAGATGGTTATCTGGTTAATCCCCAGGTTACGGTAACGGTCAAGGAATATAACAGCAAAAAGGTTTATGTGCTGGGAGAGGTCGAGAAGCCCGGCTATTATCCCTTCTCCAAAGTAACCACCATGGTCGAGATCATCTCGATGGCTGGCGGACTTACTCCCGATGCCGGGCAGGAAGCTTATATTATCCGGTCTCCGGAGAAAATTGACCCTGACGATATCAAACACCTCATTCAGGGAGGAAAAAACGACCTTCCCTCCGAAACTGCAATCAACAGCTCAAACACCATCCCCGGCAAGGGTTCTGCATCCGAGGGTGCAGTCAAAAACCAGGTTATTACTCTTAACCTGAACGACTTTAATCAGGGCATCAATCTCAATTTCGAGCTTCAGAATAATGATACTCTCTACATTCCCAAGGCCCAGTTTTTCTATGTGATTGGGGAAGTGAAATCTCCCGGACGGTTCAAGCTGGAAAAAGAGGTTAATGTACTGCAAACCATCTCGATGGCAGGCGGGCTTACTCAGAAGGCCAGTGAAAGAAAGATCAGGATCATCAGGACCCTGGATGGCAAGGAGCATGAGATAAAAGCCAAAATGACGGATCTGGTTTTGCCGGATGACATAATCAAGGTTCCTGAGAGTTTCTTTTGA